Sequence from the Anaerolineae bacterium genome:
ATTATACCTGATAGACGGGAGCGCATATATTTATCGCGCTTATCATGCAATCCAAAGCCTTACAAACTCGAAAGGTTTGCCTACAAACGCTGCTTTTGGATTTACCAGGACCCTTTTAAAACTGATTGAAGATCGGGCGCCGGAATATGTGGCAATGTTTTTTGACGCAAAGGGGCCGACTTTCAGGCATAAGATATATAAAGAATACAAGGCTAACCGCCCTTTGATGCCGGATGACCTGTCGGTTCAGATCCCATATATAAAGGATATAACAAAGGGATTCAATATACAGGCTATCGAGATGTCCGGATATGAAGCAGACGATCTCATCGGCACCATTTCAAAAGTTGCCGAGAAAGCCGGATTCCATGTGGTCATGGTTACAGGGGATAAGGATTTCATGCAGCTTGTGACCGATAAAACCACTATCTGGGATCCCATGAAGGATAAGATAATAGATGCGGAGGCTATACGGAAAACCTTTGGAGTGGAGCCGCTGCAGACAATTGATATAATGGGCTTAAGCGGCGATACAGCGGATAACATTCCGGGCGTGCCGGGTATCGGCCCCAAAACCGCTGTTGATCTGATTAAAACATATCAAAGCATGGAGCTTTTATATGAACGGATTGATACTGTAAAAAAGAAAAAGCTGCATGAAAATCTTGTCAAATACAAAGACCAGGCCTTTTTGAGCAGAAAGCTTGTGACAATTAATACAAGCCTGCCTTTATCATTTAACCCGGAAGAGTTTAAATCAAAAACTCCTGATAATAATATTCTTTCCAGGCTGTTTAAAGACCTGGAATTCAGGCAGTTGCAGCAGGCTTTCCCGCGGGACAGCGATCTTTCCCAAAAAAAATACAGGACAATTTTCAGCATTGACGATATTTCCGATCTTGTCAATAATCTTGAGAGGGTAGGGCTGTTTGCACTGGACACAGAGACTACCTCTGTAAATCCAATGCGGGCCGGGCTTGTGGGGCTGTCTTTTTCAAGTAAGCCTGATGAAGCATTTTATATCCCATGCGGCCATGATTATCCGGGCGTCCCGGAGCAGCCGGATATTGCAGATGTTTTAAACTTGCTGAAACCTGTTCTTGAAAACCCGAGCATTAAAAAGATCGGCCAGAATATCAAGTATGACTGGATAGTTCTTGCGCGTCATGGAATAAACCTTGCCGGAGTGATGTTTGATACAATGCTGGCCTCATATCTTCTCAATCCTTCAAAACGGGCGCATAATCTTGACCAGATAGCTCTTGATTTTCTTGATCACAGGACAATTACATACAAGGAGGTTACGGGTGGCAAAGGCAGGAACGGGCTTTGCTTTTCCCATGTTCCCATAGAAAAGGCAGGGCCGTATGCGTGCGAAGACGCAGATATTACATTGATGGCTTACAATAAACTGATGCCTATGCTTAAAGATGCCGGTCTTACGGAGCTTTTTGAAAAGGTGGAGATGCCACTTGTTTCTGTTTTGATGAAGATGGAGATGACCGGAATCGGCATAGACAAAGAAAAGCTCAGCCTGCTTTCAAAATTGTTTGAGCATCAGCTTGAAGAGCTTAAAGGCAGAATTTTTGCCATTGCAGGAGAAGATTTCAATATAAACTCGTCGCAGCAGCTTGGCAGGATTCTTTTTGAAAAGCTCAATCTGCCGGTGCAGAAAAAAACTAAAAAAAAGACAGGCTATTCAACAGATGTCGATGTGTTAACGAGCCTTGCCGAACAGCATGAGCTTCCGGTTATTATTTTAAGATACCGCAGTCTGTCCAAGCTAAAGTCAACATATACCGATGCTTTGCTTGAACTCATTCACCCGGAGACAGGCCGTATCCATACCTCATTCAACCAGACGGTTACAGCCACAGGCCGTCTCAGCAGCTCTGATCCGAATCTTCAAAACATTCCCGTGCGTACAGATGAAGGCAGGGAAA
This genomic interval carries:
- the polA gene encoding DNA polymerase I, giving the protein MNKEKTLYLIDGSAYIYRAYHAIQSLTNSKGLPTNAAFGFTRTLLKLIEDRAPEYVAMFFDAKGPTFRHKIYKEYKANRPLMPDDLSVQIPYIKDITKGFNIQAIEMSGYEADDLIGTISKVAEKAGFHVVMVTGDKDFMQLVTDKTTIWDPMKDKIIDAEAIRKTFGVEPLQTIDIMGLSGDTADNIPGVPGIGPKTAVDLIKTYQSMELLYERIDTVKKKKLHENLVKYKDQAFLSRKLVTINTSLPLSFNPEEFKSKTPDNNILSRLFKDLEFRQLQQAFPRDSDLSQKKYRTIFSIDDISDLVNNLERVGLFALDTETTSVNPMRAGLVGLSFSSKPDEAFYIPCGHDYPGVPEQPDIADVLNLLKPVLENPSIKKIGQNIKYDWIVLARHGINLAGVMFDTMLASYLLNPSKRAHNLDQIALDFLDHRTITYKEVTGGKGRNGLCFSHVPIEKAGPYACEDADITLMAYNKLMPMLKDAGLTELFEKVEMPLVSVLMKMEMTGIGIDKEKLSLLSKLFEHQLEELKGRIFAIAGEDFNINSSQQLGRILFEKLNLPVQKKTKKKTGYSTDVDVLTSLAEQHELPVIILRYRSLSKLKSTYTDALLELIHPETGRIHTSFNQTVTATGRLSSSDPNLQNIPVRTDEGREIRKAFIPKKGWSILSADYSQIELRILAHCSNDQILIKAFNDDEDIHTRTAAEVFQVFPSFITSELRQQAKVINFGIVYGMSAYGLSKELGISRKMATIYIENYFARYKGVKEFIDRTIEEARQTEKTSTLLGRIRLLPDINNPNKNVREFAERTAVNTPIQGTAADLIKVAMINVDLALRDRNLKSAMLLSVHDEIVFEAPPDEIDLLQELVKNIMEGVWDLKVPLKINIASGINWAEAH